A window from Oncorhynchus mykiss isolate Arlee chromosome 9, USDA_OmykA_1.1, whole genome shotgun sequence encodes these proteins:
- the LOC110532515 gene encoding DNA (cytosine-5)-methyltransferase 3A isoform X5 has protein sequence MATNVDLDQTPDATAEKCSSFELLDWLNKTLDIKFTRVENICSGSCYCQLMDWIFPGCIDLSTVKFQAQDTSDFLHNYNMLQAGFNKTGVTKTVPVEELINGKFHPNFIFLKWFKRFFQANLAGQVYNPVEARQGQDIQPARFRLHSPQRLHLKGHNSASHSPSQSGVLETDTEEEALGKYQRKSIIYEDIWRETYSWVGASTLGEIYAYCSLCDLNLNIYHSGLFDLKCHSQSKKHCKLSLAASDGTLTPEPGKSSQGSCSDLPPCSELVIRFIQANCVSGPSAAEDQVSNRYGQYVLGLQYPKDIVSACQKTPYCIYMYGGVVLGQTDMASVVLVGYFDVKEARHRIRLLDVLQPPDDDNAGEKTAAALVETLERFGLPAANLAALYSDGNGSASEPICSQLRELNTNMLVLSGLYGVADAACHAGVSELSTQAQELIVDIYSHFSSCSTKDDNLKELFSSISGTDGLTLPLTTCCLNFCMLVRKVLGMWTDLISHFSSCNEEDNIDNKAKLICTQLQDPKLRAIFMFLDQALEPLRVFQERLHHHEGSARADLVQILQDASGLLRSYASSFLRPQAVVLFLKERDAFLLKTTKFHLPGAELNVGGAVVEDFLCESSETGSEALQLLQEQALSFYTALTARVAEGLPLSDGVLRSMAQLLSPQGRLKVTGKAVGELGAKLGLCSSPEEISRLNKEFLEYQLAEEGEGDDGENRCDGGVQNDSAAPSLEQHWSTVLKASGSTTIFRKLVLTLLAMPCPPLEAQKVFTQAVENGDADQFADSVTESELGSIQKVDRTNDSTLSDNNSVNGLGRKKESRGRSRKIPSGVNYLNGTVKPCTVRLQKIINGPKNEEHTVFVEDDVIWTNTMEGNIRGIYGWESSLRHKPQARAVFQAGAGAGAWAKPQVLDNDSKKDQESEAVTNENQTSTSNVSTPSRRAAKKGVDYQDGKGFPTGELVWGKVKGFSWWPGVVVLWKSNKTPPVSMRRVEWFGDGMFSEICTERLLRFAAFAKGFCKNSYASLPTYKDAIYQVLELAGERCEKSFLAAGNKQEELKLMLDWAHSGFQPTGPDGFNPTAPADSKAESSDSALSDYQPPAKKKYVNKNRPSSGNQGYSRGAMLQKVMKGKKIEEFCLSCGTPHIHTFHPLFEGSLCQKCKDNFIETLYRYDKDGYQSYCTVCCAGQEVILCGNASCCRCFCKDCLNFLVGDGTFKQLKDVDPWICFMCLPSQCNGSLKLRPDWSVRVQQFFINNSALEFEPHRMYPSIPTHQRRPIRVLSLFDGIATGYLVLKDLGFIIKRYIASEICGNSIAVGMIKHQGQIEHINDVRTITRKHLAEWGPFDLLIGGSPCNDLACVNPARKGLFEGTGRLFFEYYRMLTMMRPREDDDRPFFWLFENVVAMSGHDKADICRFLECNPILIDAVKVSPAHRARYFWGNLPGMNRPLATSLDDKVNRQDCLELGRTAKYNKVPTITTKSNSIRQGKMGPLPVDFNGTEDSLWCTEMEKIFGFPKHYTDANNMGQSQRQKVMGRSWSVPVIRHLFAPLKDYFACE, from the exons GTTCCTGCTACTGCCAGCTGATGGACTGGATCTTCCCTGGGTGCATCGACCTCAGCACAGTGAAGTTCCAGGCCCAGGACACGTCAGACTTCCTCCACAACTACAATATGCTCCAAGCTGGCTTCAACAAGACTGGTGTCACCAAG ACTGTTCCAGTGGAGGAGCTGATAAACGGAAAGTTCCATCCCAACTTCATATTCCTGAAGTGGTTCAAGAGGTTTTTCCAGGCTAACCTGGCAGGGCAGGTGTATAACCCTGTAGAGGCTCGCCAAGGCCAGGACATCCAGCCTGCCAGATTCCGCTTACATTCTCCTCAGAGACTTCACCTCAAGGGCCACAATTCTGCCAGCCACAGTCCCAGTCAATCAG GGGTGTTGGAAACCGACACGGAGGAAGAAGCTTTAGGGAAGTATCAAAGGAAAAGTATTATTTATGAGGATATATGGAGGGAGACTTACTCCTGGGTGGGGGCCAGCACTCTGGGAGAGATCTATGCCTACTGCAGTCTGTGTGATCTTAACCTCAACATCTATCACTCAGGTCTGTTTGACCTGAAGTGTCACTCACAGTCCAAGAAGCACTGCAAGCTTTCCCTGGCTGCCAGTGATGGCACCCTAACGCCAGAGCCAGGGAAAAGCAGTCAGGGCAGCTGCAGTGACCTTCCACCCTGTAGTGAGTTGGTCATTCGCTTCATTCAAGCCAACTGTGTCTCTGGTCCCTCCGCGGCTGAGGACCAAGTGTCTAACAGATACGGCCAGTATGTCCTGGGACTACAGTACCCAAAGGACATAGTGTCTGCCTGCCAAAAGACTCCTTACTGCATATACATGTACGGAGGAGTGGTGCTAGGGCAGACTGACATGGCTTCTGTAGTTCTAGTGGGGTATTTTGATGTAAAGGAAGCCAGGCACCGCATCAGGCTGTTGGATGTTCTGCAGCCTCCAGATGATGACAATGCTGGAGAGAAAACAGCTGCAGCTCTGGTGGAGACCTTGGAGAGGTTTGGGCTTCCTGCAGCTAACCTCGCTGCTCTCTACTCAGATGGTAATGGTTCTGCCTCAGAGCCAATATGCTCACAACTCAGGGAACTCAACACCAACATGTTGGTGCTAAGTGGGCTGTATGGGGTGGCTGATGCAGCCTGCCATGCTGGGGTGTCGGAGCTCTCCACTCAGGCCCAGGAGCTTATTGTAGATATCTACTCCCActtctcctcctgctccaccAAGGATGACAACCTGAAGGAACTGTTTTCCAGCATTAGTGGTACTGATGGCCTCACCCTTCCCCTCACCACCTGCTGCCTTAACTTCTGCATGTTAGTCAGGAAGGTTTTGGGAATGTGGACTGATCTCATCTCCCACTTCAGCTCCTGTAATGAAGAGGATAACATAGATAATAAGGCTAAGCTGATCTGCACACAGCTGCAGGACCCCAAACTCAGGGCTATCTTCATGTTTCTGGACCAGGCCCTAGAGCCCCTCCGTGTCTTCCAGGAGCGACTGCATCACCATGAGGGCTCAGCCCGGGCTGACTTGGTGCAGATCCTACAGGATGCCAGCGGCCTCCTGCGCTCCTATGCCTCCAGTTTCCTCCGTCCTCAAGCCGTCGTGCTCTTCCTCAAGGAACGTGACGCCTTTCTCCTCAAGACCACAAAGTTCCACCTGCCAGGGGCAGAGCTGAACGTGggtggggctgtagtggaggacTTCCTGTGTGAGTCATCAGAGACAGGAAGTGAAGCACTGCAGTTATTACAGGAACAGGCTCTCTCCTTCTACACAGCGCTCACAGCCCGCGTGGCGGAGGGGCTGCCTCTTAGTGACGGTGTGTTGAGGAGCATGGCCCAGCTACTGAGCCCTCAGGGCAGGCTGAAAGTGACAGGGAAGGCTGTGGGAGAGCTGGGGGCCAAACTGGGGCTCTGCAGCTCACCCGAGGAAATCAGCCGGCTGAACAAGGAGTTCCTGGAATACCAGCtggcagaggagggagagggggacgaTGGAGAAAACAGATGTGATGGAGGGGTCCAGAATGACTCGGCAGCACCTTCGCTGGAGCAACATTGGAGCACTGTGCTGAAGGCTTCTGGGTCGACCACCATCTTCAGGAAACTTGTTTTGACCCTCTTAGCCATGCCCTGCCCCCCACTTGAAGCTCAGAAAGTCTTCACACAG GCTGTGGAGAATGGGGATGCTGACCAGTTCGCTGACAGTGTGACAGAGAGTGAGCTGGGCTCCATTCAGAAAGTAGACCGTACCAATGATAGCACTCTCTCAGACAACAACAGTGTCAACGGGCTTGGCAGGAAGAAGGAAAGTCGAGGTCGTTCCAGAAAGATTCCATCAG GGGTGAATTACCTTAATGGGACAGTGAAGCCATGCACAGTGCGGCTGCAGAAGATAATCA ATGGACCAAAGAATGAGGAACATACTGTGTTCGTTGAGGATGATGTCATTTGGACAAATACTATGGAG GGCAACATTAGGGGCATTTATGGCTGGGAGAGCAGCTTACGCCACAAGCCACAGGCGAGAGCTGTATTTCAGGCTGGTGCCGGTGCTGGTGCCTGGGCCAAGCCACAGGTTCTTGACAACGACAGCAAAAAGGACCAGGAGTCTGAGGCTGTGACG AATGAGAATCAAACATCAACATCCAATGTGTCTACTCCGAGCCGCAGGGCAGCAAAGAAGGGCGTTGATTACCAG GATGGGAAGGGTTTCCCCACTGGAGAGCTGGTGTGGGGAAAGGTGAAGGGCTTCTCCTGGTGGCCTGGAGTGGTGGTGCTCTGGAAGTCCAACAAAACACCGCCTGTATCCATGCGCCGGGTAGAGTGGTTTGGAGACGGCATGTTTTCCGAG ATCTGTACAGAGAGGCTTCTGCGTTTTGCAGCTTTTGCAAAGGGCTTCTGCAAGAATTCCTATGCCAGCTTGCCCACCTACAAAGATGCCATCTACCAGGTCCTTGAG TTGGCTGGTGAACGCTGTGAGAAGTCCTTTCTTGCAGCGGGGAATAAACAAGAGGAGCTTAAGTTGATGCTGGACTGGGCCCACAGTGGATTCCAGCCCACTGGACCAGATGGGTTCAACCCCACAGCCCCTGCAG ACTCGAAGGCAGAATCTTCAGACTCAGCTCTGTCAGACTACCAACCCCCAGCTAAGAAGAAGTATGTGAATAAGAACAGACCATCCTCTGGGAATCAGGGCTACAGCAGAG GGGCAATGCTACAAAAGGTTATGAAAGGCAAGAAAATTGAAG AATTCTGTTTATCATGTGGAACCCCCCACATCCACACCTTCCACCCACTGTTTGAAGGGAGTCTCTGCCAGAAGTGTAAG GACAACTTTATTGAGACTTTGTACAGATACGACAAAGATGGCTACCAGTCCTACTGCACTGTTTGTTGTGCTGGCCAAGAGGTCATTCTGTGTGGCAATGCCAGCTGTTGCAG gtgtttCTGTAAGGACTGCCTGAACTTTTTGGTTGGCGATGGAACCTTTAAGCAACTGAAGGACGTGGACCCATGGATCTGCTTCATGTGCTTACCATCCCAGTGCAACGGATCACTCAAGCTACGGCCTGACTGGAGCGTGCGTGTTCAACAGTTCTTCATCAACAACAGTGCCCTCGAGTTTGAACCCCACAGGAtgtatccctccatccctacacaTCAACGCAGACCCATCCGGGTGTTGTCTCTCTTTGATGGGATTGCCACAG GGTACCTGGTGCTCAAAGACCTGGGCTTCATCATAAAACGCTACATTGCCTCTGAGATCTGTGGGAACTCGATTGCTGTGGGTATGATCAAACACCAGGGCCAGATAGAGCATATCAACGACGTACGCACCATCACCAGGAAACAT CTGGCTGAATGGGGTCCTTTTGACCTCCTGATTGGAGGAAGCCCCTGCAATGATCTGGCCTGCGTCAACCCTGCTCGGAAAGGCTTATTTG AGGGCACAGGCAGGCTGTTCTTTGAATATTACAGGATGCTGACCATGATGAGGCCAAGGGAAGATGATGATCGGCCATTCTTCTGGCTCTTTGAAAATGTGGTGGCCATGAGCGGTCATGACAAGGCTGACATCTGTCGCTTCCTTGAG TGCAATCCCATCCTGATCGATGCAGTAAAAGTGAGCCCAGCTCACAGAGCTCGCTACTTCTGGGGAAACCTCCCGGGCATGAACAg ACCTCTAGCTACCTCTCTGGATGACAAGGTGAACCGGCAGGATTGTCTGGAGCTTGGACGCACGGCCAAG TATAACAAAgttcctaccatcaccaccaaGTCCAACTCCATCAGACAGGGGAAGATGGGACCCCTACCCGTCGACTTTAATGGCACGGAGGACTCCCTTTGGTGCACAGAGATGGAGAA GATCTTTGGCTTTCCCAAGCATTACACTGATGCCAACAATATGGGTCAGAGCCAGCGGCAAAAAGTAATGGGCCGATCATGGAGTGTACCAGTTATCAGGCACCTCTTCGCTCCACTCAAGGACTACTTTGCCTGTGAGTAG
- the LOC110532515 gene encoding DNA (cytosine-5)-methyltransferase 3A isoform X1: MATNVDLDQTPDATAEKCSSFELLDWLNKTLDIKFTRVENICSGSCYCQLMDWIFPGCIDLSTVKFQAQDTSDFLHNYNMLQAGFNKTGVTKTVPVEELINGKFHPNFIFLKWFKRFFQANLAGQVYNPVEARQGQDIQPARFRLHSPQRLHLKGHNSASHSPSQSGVLETDTEEEALGKYQRKSIIYEDIWRETYSWVGASTLGEIYAYCSLCDLNLNIYHSGLFDLKCHSQSKKHCKLSLAASDGTLTPEPGKSSQGSCSDLPPCSELVIRFIQANCVSGPSAAEDQVSNRYGQYVLGLQYPKDIVSACQKTPYCIYMYGGVVLGQTDMASVVLVGYFDVKEARHRIRLLDVLQPPDDDNAGEKTAAALVETLERFGLPAANLAALYSDGNGSASEPICSQLRELNTNMLVLSGLYGVADAACHAGVSELSTQAQELIVDIYSHFSSCSTKDDNLKELFSSISGTDGLTLPLTTCCLNFCMLVRKVLGMWTDLISHFSSCNEEDNIDNKAKLICTQLQDPKLRAIFMFLDQALEPLRVFQERLHHHEGSARADLVQILQDASGLLRSYASSFLRPQAVVLFLKERDAFLLKTTKFHLPGAELNVGGAVVEDFLCESSETGSEALQLLQEQALSFYTALTARVAEGLPLSDGVLRSMAQLLSPQGRLKVTGKAVGELGAKLGLCSSPEEISRLNKEFLEYQLAEEGEGDDGENRCDGGVQNDSAAPSLEQHWSTVLKASGSTTIFRKLVLTLLAMPCPPLEAQKVFTQAVENGDADQFADSVTESELGSIQKVDRTNDSTLSDNNSVNGLGRKKESRGRSRKIPSGVNYLNGTVKPCTVRLQKIINGPKNEEHTVFVEDDVIWTNTMEGNIRGIYGWESSLRHKPQARAVFQAGAGAGAWAKPQVLDNDSKKDQESEAVTPLKNENQTSTSNVSTPSRRAAKKGVDYQDGKGFPTGELVWGKVKGFSWWPGVVVLWKSNKTPPVSMRRVEWFGDGMFSEICTERLLRFAAFAKGFCKNSYASLPTYKDAIYQVLELAGERCEKSFLAAGNKQEELKLMLDWAHSGFQPTGPDGFNPTAPADSKAESSDSALSDYQPPAKKKYVNKNRPSSGNQGYSRGAMLQKVMKGKKIEEFCLSCGTPHIHTFHPLFEGSLCQKCKDNFIETLYRYDKDGYQSYCTVCCAGQEVILCGNASCCRCFCKDCLNFLVGDGTFKQLKDVDPWICFMCLPSQCNGSLKLRPDWSVRVQQFFINNSALEFEPHRMYPSIPTHQRRPIRVLSLFDGIATGYLVLKDLGFIIKRYIASEICGNSIAVGMIKHQGQIEHINDVRTITRKHLAEWGPFDLLIGGSPCNDLACVNPARKGLFEGTGRLFFEYYRMLTMMRPREDDDRPFFWLFENVVAMSGHDKADICRFLECNPILIDAVKVSPAHRARYFWGNLPGMNRPLATSLDDKVNRQDCLELGRTAKYNKVPTITTKSNSIRQGKMGPLPVDFNGTEDSLWCTEMEKIFGFPKHYTDANNMGQSQRQKVMGRSWSVPVIRHLFAPLKDYFAWSWTKLCGKEYIINVVS, from the exons GTTCCTGCTACTGCCAGCTGATGGACTGGATCTTCCCTGGGTGCATCGACCTCAGCACAGTGAAGTTCCAGGCCCAGGACACGTCAGACTTCCTCCACAACTACAATATGCTCCAAGCTGGCTTCAACAAGACTGGTGTCACCAAG ACTGTTCCAGTGGAGGAGCTGATAAACGGAAAGTTCCATCCCAACTTCATATTCCTGAAGTGGTTCAAGAGGTTTTTCCAGGCTAACCTGGCAGGGCAGGTGTATAACCCTGTAGAGGCTCGCCAAGGCCAGGACATCCAGCCTGCCAGATTCCGCTTACATTCTCCTCAGAGACTTCACCTCAAGGGCCACAATTCTGCCAGCCACAGTCCCAGTCAATCAG GGGTGTTGGAAACCGACACGGAGGAAGAAGCTTTAGGGAAGTATCAAAGGAAAAGTATTATTTATGAGGATATATGGAGGGAGACTTACTCCTGGGTGGGGGCCAGCACTCTGGGAGAGATCTATGCCTACTGCAGTCTGTGTGATCTTAACCTCAACATCTATCACTCAGGTCTGTTTGACCTGAAGTGTCACTCACAGTCCAAGAAGCACTGCAAGCTTTCCCTGGCTGCCAGTGATGGCACCCTAACGCCAGAGCCAGGGAAAAGCAGTCAGGGCAGCTGCAGTGACCTTCCACCCTGTAGTGAGTTGGTCATTCGCTTCATTCAAGCCAACTGTGTCTCTGGTCCCTCCGCGGCTGAGGACCAAGTGTCTAACAGATACGGCCAGTATGTCCTGGGACTACAGTACCCAAAGGACATAGTGTCTGCCTGCCAAAAGACTCCTTACTGCATATACATGTACGGAGGAGTGGTGCTAGGGCAGACTGACATGGCTTCTGTAGTTCTAGTGGGGTATTTTGATGTAAAGGAAGCCAGGCACCGCATCAGGCTGTTGGATGTTCTGCAGCCTCCAGATGATGACAATGCTGGAGAGAAAACAGCTGCAGCTCTGGTGGAGACCTTGGAGAGGTTTGGGCTTCCTGCAGCTAACCTCGCTGCTCTCTACTCAGATGGTAATGGTTCTGCCTCAGAGCCAATATGCTCACAACTCAGGGAACTCAACACCAACATGTTGGTGCTAAGTGGGCTGTATGGGGTGGCTGATGCAGCCTGCCATGCTGGGGTGTCGGAGCTCTCCACTCAGGCCCAGGAGCTTATTGTAGATATCTACTCCCActtctcctcctgctccaccAAGGATGACAACCTGAAGGAACTGTTTTCCAGCATTAGTGGTACTGATGGCCTCACCCTTCCCCTCACCACCTGCTGCCTTAACTTCTGCATGTTAGTCAGGAAGGTTTTGGGAATGTGGACTGATCTCATCTCCCACTTCAGCTCCTGTAATGAAGAGGATAACATAGATAATAAGGCTAAGCTGATCTGCACACAGCTGCAGGACCCCAAACTCAGGGCTATCTTCATGTTTCTGGACCAGGCCCTAGAGCCCCTCCGTGTCTTCCAGGAGCGACTGCATCACCATGAGGGCTCAGCCCGGGCTGACTTGGTGCAGATCCTACAGGATGCCAGCGGCCTCCTGCGCTCCTATGCCTCCAGTTTCCTCCGTCCTCAAGCCGTCGTGCTCTTCCTCAAGGAACGTGACGCCTTTCTCCTCAAGACCACAAAGTTCCACCTGCCAGGGGCAGAGCTGAACGTGggtggggctgtagtggaggacTTCCTGTGTGAGTCATCAGAGACAGGAAGTGAAGCACTGCAGTTATTACAGGAACAGGCTCTCTCCTTCTACACAGCGCTCACAGCCCGCGTGGCGGAGGGGCTGCCTCTTAGTGACGGTGTGTTGAGGAGCATGGCCCAGCTACTGAGCCCTCAGGGCAGGCTGAAAGTGACAGGGAAGGCTGTGGGAGAGCTGGGGGCCAAACTGGGGCTCTGCAGCTCACCCGAGGAAATCAGCCGGCTGAACAAGGAGTTCCTGGAATACCAGCtggcagaggagggagagggggacgaTGGAGAAAACAGATGTGATGGAGGGGTCCAGAATGACTCGGCAGCACCTTCGCTGGAGCAACATTGGAGCACTGTGCTGAAGGCTTCTGGGTCGACCACCATCTTCAGGAAACTTGTTTTGACCCTCTTAGCCATGCCCTGCCCCCCACTTGAAGCTCAGAAAGTCTTCACACAG GCTGTGGAGAATGGGGATGCTGACCAGTTCGCTGACAGTGTGACAGAGAGTGAGCTGGGCTCCATTCAGAAAGTAGACCGTACCAATGATAGCACTCTCTCAGACAACAACAGTGTCAACGGGCTTGGCAGGAAGAAGGAAAGTCGAGGTCGTTCCAGAAAGATTCCATCAG GGGTGAATTACCTTAATGGGACAGTGAAGCCATGCACAGTGCGGCTGCAGAAGATAATCA ATGGACCAAAGAATGAGGAACATACTGTGTTCGTTGAGGATGATGTCATTTGGACAAATACTATGGAG GGCAACATTAGGGGCATTTATGGCTGGGAGAGCAGCTTACGCCACAAGCCACAGGCGAGAGCTGTATTTCAGGCTGGTGCCGGTGCTGGTGCCTGGGCCAAGCCACAGGTTCTTGACAACGACAGCAAAAAGGACCAGGAGTCTGAGGCTGTGACG CCCCTGAAGAATGAGAATCAAACATCAACATCCAATGTGTCTACTCCGAGCCGCAGGGCAGCAAAGAAGGGCGTTGATTACCAG GATGGGAAGGGTTTCCCCACTGGAGAGCTGGTGTGGGGAAAGGTGAAGGGCTTCTCCTGGTGGCCTGGAGTGGTGGTGCTCTGGAAGTCCAACAAAACACCGCCTGTATCCATGCGCCGGGTAGAGTGGTTTGGAGACGGCATGTTTTCCGAG ATCTGTACAGAGAGGCTTCTGCGTTTTGCAGCTTTTGCAAAGGGCTTCTGCAAGAATTCCTATGCCAGCTTGCCCACCTACAAAGATGCCATCTACCAGGTCCTTGAG TTGGCTGGTGAACGCTGTGAGAAGTCCTTTCTTGCAGCGGGGAATAAACAAGAGGAGCTTAAGTTGATGCTGGACTGGGCCCACAGTGGATTCCAGCCCACTGGACCAGATGGGTTCAACCCCACAGCCCCTGCAG ACTCGAAGGCAGAATCTTCAGACTCAGCTCTGTCAGACTACCAACCCCCAGCTAAGAAGAAGTATGTGAATAAGAACAGACCATCCTCTGGGAATCAGGGCTACAGCAGAG GGGCAATGCTACAAAAGGTTATGAAAGGCAAGAAAATTGAAG AATTCTGTTTATCATGTGGAACCCCCCACATCCACACCTTCCACCCACTGTTTGAAGGGAGTCTCTGCCAGAAGTGTAAG GACAACTTTATTGAGACTTTGTACAGATACGACAAAGATGGCTACCAGTCCTACTGCACTGTTTGTTGTGCTGGCCAAGAGGTCATTCTGTGTGGCAATGCCAGCTGTTGCAG gtgtttCTGTAAGGACTGCCTGAACTTTTTGGTTGGCGATGGAACCTTTAAGCAACTGAAGGACGTGGACCCATGGATCTGCTTCATGTGCTTACCATCCCAGTGCAACGGATCACTCAAGCTACGGCCTGACTGGAGCGTGCGTGTTCAACAGTTCTTCATCAACAACAGTGCCCTCGAGTTTGAACCCCACAGGAtgtatccctccatccctacacaTCAACGCAGACCCATCCGGGTGTTGTCTCTCTTTGATGGGATTGCCACAG GGTACCTGGTGCTCAAAGACCTGGGCTTCATCATAAAACGCTACATTGCCTCTGAGATCTGTGGGAACTCGATTGCTGTGGGTATGATCAAACACCAGGGCCAGATAGAGCATATCAACGACGTACGCACCATCACCAGGAAACAT CTGGCTGAATGGGGTCCTTTTGACCTCCTGATTGGAGGAAGCCCCTGCAATGATCTGGCCTGCGTCAACCCTGCTCGGAAAGGCTTATTTG AGGGCACAGGCAGGCTGTTCTTTGAATATTACAGGATGCTGACCATGATGAGGCCAAGGGAAGATGATGATCGGCCATTCTTCTGGCTCTTTGAAAATGTGGTGGCCATGAGCGGTCATGACAAGGCTGACATCTGTCGCTTCCTTGAG TGCAATCCCATCCTGATCGATGCAGTAAAAGTGAGCCCAGCTCACAGAGCTCGCTACTTCTGGGGAAACCTCCCGGGCATGAACAg ACCTCTAGCTACCTCTCTGGATGACAAGGTGAACCGGCAGGATTGTCTGGAGCTTGGACGCACGGCCAAG TATAACAAAgttcctaccatcaccaccaaGTCCAACTCCATCAGACAGGGGAAGATGGGACCCCTACCCGTCGACTTTAATGGCACGGAGGACTCCCTTTGGTGCACAGAGATGGAGAA GATCTTTGGCTTTCCCAAGCATTACACTGATGCCAACAATATGGGTCAGAGCCAGCGGCAAAAAGTAATGGGCCGATCATGGAGTGTACCAGTTATCAGGCACCTCTTCGCTCCACTCAAGGACTACTTTGCCT GGAGCTGGACAAAGCTCTGCGGAAAGGAGTACATCATAAACGTTGTCTCGTAA